From the genome of Hymenobacter sp. APR13, one region includes:
- a CDS encoding family 1 glycosylhydrolase, which produces MSAFMFATGIENSYPTIKLPDGTRQRVDELEKTGHYERWREDFALVKEMGIEFLRYGPPYYRVHTGPSQYDWAFTDETFGALRELGITPLVDLLHFGLPDWLGNFQNPAFPEHFAAYAGAFAARFPDLQFYTPINEIFVTTMFSAQYGWWNECLASDQAFVTALKHVCRANVLAMQAILAVQPGATFIQSESAEYFHPETPAARPLANFLNQKRFLSLDLTYGYPVSVAMYEFLLKNGMTDAEYHWFDDQNIKAKCIMGTDYYRTNERMVREDGSTYPAGDVFGYYVIAKQYYDRYRMPLMHTETNLWEPDAVNWLWRQWANAYRLKQDGIPLVGFTWYSLLDQVDWDTALRENNGRVNPLGLYDLDRKIRPVGRAYQRLIAQWKDVLRDESYGVHINY; this is translated from the coding sequence ATGAGCGCCTTCATGTTTGCCACCGGCATCGAAAACAGCTACCCCACTATCAAACTGCCGGACGGCACGAGGCAGCGGGTGGACGAGCTGGAGAAAACCGGCCATTACGAGCGCTGGCGCGAAGACTTCGCCCTGGTCAAGGAAATGGGCATTGAGTTCCTGCGCTACGGCCCGCCCTACTACCGGGTGCATACCGGCCCCAGCCAGTATGACTGGGCCTTTACCGACGAGACCTTCGGCGCCCTGCGCGAGTTGGGCATCACGCCCCTGGTGGACTTGCTGCATTTCGGGCTGCCCGACTGGCTGGGCAACTTCCAGAACCCGGCCTTCCCGGAGCACTTCGCCGCCTACGCCGGGGCCTTTGCCGCCCGGTTCCCGGACCTGCAGTTCTACACGCCCATCAACGAAATCTTCGTCACCACCATGTTTTCGGCCCAGTACGGCTGGTGGAACGAGTGCCTGGCCAGCGACCAGGCCTTTGTGACGGCCCTCAAGCACGTGTGCCGGGCCAATGTGCTGGCCATGCAGGCCATCCTGGCCGTGCAGCCGGGAGCCACCTTCATTCAAAGCGAGTCGGCCGAGTACTTCCACCCCGAAACGCCCGCCGCGCGGCCCCTGGCCAACTTTCTCAATCAGAAGCGCTTCCTGAGCCTCGATTTAACCTACGGCTACCCCGTGAGCGTGGCCATGTACGAGTTCCTGCTCAAAAACGGCATGACGGATGCCGAGTACCACTGGTTTGACGACCAGAACATCAAGGCCAAGTGCATCATGGGTACGGACTACTACCGCACCAACGAGCGTATGGTGCGCGAGGACGGCAGCACCTACCCGGCCGGGGACGTGTTCGGCTACTACGTCATTGCCAAGCAGTACTACGACCGCTACCGCATGCCGCTGATGCACACCGAAACCAATTTGTGGGAACCCGACGCCGTGAACTGGCTCTGGCGGCAGTGGGCCAACGCCTACCGCCTCAAGCAGGACGGCATTCCCCTGGTGGGCTTCACCTGGTACTCGCTGCTCGACCAAGTGGACTGGGACACGGCCCTGCGCGAAAACAACGGCCGCGTTAACCCGCTGGGCCTCTACGACCTGGACCGCAAGATACGGCCCGTGGGCCGGGCCTACCAGCGCCTGATTGCTCAGTGGAAAGACGTACTCCGGGACGAGAGCTACGGCGTGCACATCAACTATTAG
- a CDS encoding DUF1345 domain-containing protein, with the protein MPVLRLLSPRHLLAHLRHLSARQRLLVAAGLGGLSWLLLLPFSLQAATRLVAAWDVFCSGILSLLWAAMYRADAAHIRRVATRQDPGRTWTFVAVLAGSSAALLAVVVLLSGLASMRGPEVSYHVGLSAGAVVGAWLLVHTVFALRYAHAYFSENLATDPPDTLGGLEFPGEPPTSYWDFAYFACIVGMTAQTADVAVSSARLRRLVMLHGLLAFAFNTSIVALAINLLAGLL; encoded by the coding sequence ATGCCTGTTTTACGCCTGCTTTCCCCCCGGCACCTGCTGGCCCATCTGCGTCACCTCTCGGCCCGGCAGCGCCTGCTCGTAGCCGCCGGCCTGGGCGGCCTGAGCTGGCTGCTGCTGCTGCCGTTTTCCTTGCAGGCGGCCACGCGCCTGGTGGCCGCCTGGGACGTGTTTTGCTCCGGCATTCTGAGTTTGCTGTGGGCCGCCATGTACCGGGCCGACGCGGCCCATATCCGGCGCGTCGCCACCCGGCAGGATCCCGGCCGGACCTGGACCTTCGTGGCCGTGCTGGCCGGCAGCAGTGCCGCGCTGCTGGCCGTGGTGGTGCTGCTTTCGGGGCTGGCTTCCATGCGCGGGCCCGAAGTGAGCTACCATGTGGGGTTGTCCGCCGGGGCAGTGGTCGGGGCCTGGCTGCTGGTGCACACCGTGTTTGCTCTGCGCTACGCCCACGCCTACTTCAGCGAAAACCTCGCGACCGACCCACCGGATACGCTGGGGGGACTGGAGTTTCCCGGGGAGCCCCCCACCTCGTACTGGGACTTTGCCTACTTCGCCTGCATCGTGGGCATGACCGCCCAGACCGCCGACGTGGCCGTGTCCTCGGCCCGTCTGCGGCGGCTGGTGATGCTGCACGGCCTGTTGGCCTTTGCTTTCAATACCAGCATCGTGGCGCTGGCCATCAACCTGCTGGCCGGACTGCTCTGA
- a CDS encoding efflux RND transporter periplasmic adaptor subunit: MTKYALLALLGLTLAGCGQEKTDTAAPEAAGATTETSAAGGEAAAEENATETTLSAAEQRAAGIRLGRVEDRVLSGTLKVNGTLDAPPENAVAVSALLGGIVERTTLLQGSRVQAGQVLATVRNPEFVQLQQDYLETSSQLEFARAEYERQQELYRQEVAPQKNFQRARAEYRAMQTQVAAQAARLRLAGLPVGGKITTTAPVRAPRGGFLKTVNASAGQSVTSTDVLFEIVDPAHLDVVLTVFEKDVPQVRVGQTVRYTLANDSAGAEHRAKVYVIGRAVSEDRTVRVYAHLSREDASRLPGTYVRATIETNSATLPSLPDKALVQFGGKSYVFVAEGPAGKNQETHYRMVPVTAGVSENGYTEVRLPQGTAAAQVVVEGAYSLLAKLKNAEEEE, from the coding sequence ATGACAAAATACGCATTGCTGGCCCTGCTGGGCCTGACGCTGGCCGGTTGCGGTCAGGAGAAAACGGATACGGCGGCACCGGAAGCGGCCGGGGCCACCACGGAAACATCGGCCGCGGGCGGCGAAGCCGCCGCCGAAGAAAACGCTACCGAAACCACCCTGTCGGCTGCCGAGCAGCGGGCGGCCGGCATCCGGCTGGGCCGGGTGGAAGACCGGGTGCTCAGCGGCACGCTCAAAGTCAACGGCACGCTCGACGCGCCCCCGGAAAACGCGGTGGCCGTCAGCGCCCTGCTCGGGGGCATCGTGGAGCGGACGACCCTGCTACAGGGCAGCCGCGTGCAGGCCGGGCAGGTGCTGGCGACGGTGCGCAACCCCGAGTTTGTGCAGCTCCAGCAGGATTACCTGGAAACCAGCAGCCAGCTGGAGTTTGCCCGCGCCGAGTACGAGCGCCAGCAGGAGCTCTACCGCCAGGAAGTAGCCCCGCAGAAAAATTTCCAGAGGGCCCGTGCCGAATACCGAGCCATGCAGACCCAGGTGGCGGCGCAAGCCGCCCGCCTGCGCCTGGCGGGCCTGCCGGTGGGCGGCAAGATTACCACGACGGCCCCGGTGCGGGCCCCGCGCGGCGGCTTCCTGAAAACCGTGAATGCCAGCGCCGGGCAAAGCGTGACCTCGACCGACGTGCTGTTTGAAATCGTGGACCCGGCCCACCTGGACGTGGTGCTCACTGTGTTCGAGAAGGACGTGCCGCAGGTGCGCGTGGGCCAGACCGTGCGCTACACCCTGGCCAATGATTCGGCCGGGGCCGAGCACCGGGCGAAGGTGTATGTGATTGGCCGCGCCGTGAGCGAGGACCGCACGGTGCGCGTGTACGCCCACCTGAGCCGGGAAGACGCCAGCCGCCTGCCCGGCACCTACGTGCGGGCCACTATCGAAACCAACTCGGCCACGTTGCCCTCCCTGCCCGACAAGGCCCTGGTGCAGTTTGGGGGAAAGAGCTACGTGTTCGTGGCCGAAGGTCCGGCAGGAAAAAACCAGGAAACGCACTACCGCATGGTGCCCGTGACGGCGGGGGTAAGCGAAAACGGCTACACCGAAGTCCGTCTGCCGCAAGGCACTGCGGCGGCGCAGGTCGTGGTGGAGGGCGCGTACTCGCTGCTGGCCAAGCTCAAAAACGCGGAAGAAGAAGAATAG
- a CDS encoding cation diffusion facilitator family transporter, giving the protein MSGSHGMSGSAASRNKRQLTIVFFLTLTYLLAEVVGGFWTGSLALLADAGHMLTDVAGVGLALLAIRFGEKPATPQRTYGYYRFEILAALTNAVVLILISIYILYEAYLRFRNPPQVESGQMLWIAGLGLAVNLAGMYLLRQGKDESLNMKGAYFEVLSDMLTSIGVIAAGIIMLTTGWYYADPLLSAGIGLFILPRTWALLKESVNVLLEGTPADINLEELRQGLLQVPGVAAVHDLHAWVLTSGVNALSAHVVLAEAAGHEEVLTRAQAYVTGKHSIQHATIQVERGDVARHETHL; this is encoded by the coding sequence ATGAGCGGGTCCCACGGTATGAGCGGCAGCGCCGCCAGCCGCAACAAGCGGCAACTGACCATTGTCTTCTTTCTAACGCTGACCTACCTGCTGGCGGAAGTAGTGGGCGGGTTCTGGACCGGCAGTCTGGCCCTGCTGGCCGACGCGGGCCACATGCTCACCGACGTGGCCGGCGTGGGGCTGGCCCTGCTGGCCATCCGCTTCGGGGAGAAACCGGCGACGCCGCAGCGCACCTACGGCTACTACCGCTTTGAGATCCTGGCGGCGCTGACCAACGCGGTGGTGCTGATTCTGATTTCGATTTATATTCTCTATGAGGCCTATCTGCGCTTTCGGAACCCGCCCCAGGTGGAAAGTGGGCAGATGCTATGGATCGCAGGTCTCGGACTGGCGGTTAACCTGGCCGGCATGTACTTGCTGCGGCAGGGCAAAGACGAGAGTCTGAACATGAAGGGAGCGTACTTCGAAGTGCTCAGCGACATGCTGACGTCTATCGGGGTAATTGCCGCCGGTATCATTATGCTCACCACCGGCTGGTACTACGCCGACCCGCTGCTCTCGGCCGGCATTGGCCTGTTCATCCTGCCCCGCACCTGGGCCCTGCTCAAGGAGTCGGTGAACGTGCTGCTGGAAGGTACCCCGGCCGATATCAACCTGGAGGAGCTGCGCCAGGGCCTGCTGCAAGTGCCGGGCGTGGCGGCCGTACACGACCTGCACGCCTGGGTGCTGACCTCCGGCGTCAATGCCCTGAGTGCCCACGTCGTGCTGGCCGAGGCCGCCGGGCACGAGGAAGTACTGACCCGCGCCCAGGCGTACGTCACGGGCAAGCATTCCATCCAGCACGCGACCATTCAAGTGGAGCGCGGCGACGTTGCCCGGCACGAAACCCACCTCTAA
- a CDS encoding heavy metal translocating P-type ATPase, with protein MPDPTPSNTDEELNTAKQVQLDNVGALSRDQLTPEAAAAPEGHDVPGHDHATHDHTGHHHPPGKQVVDLAGQPADEHAGHSHGDGDDHDHGPAGDNPYLWPGVSLALLLAGIALDYYTVGFFTGYVRLLWYGVAFLLVGWKVIRSAVQSIPSGNVFNEFLLMSIATLGAFAIGEYPEGVAVMLFYTVGELFQDAAVNRAKRSIKALLEIQATEVTVLRGGQSLVLDPKQVQVGDTIEVKPGEKVALDGTLTKGPASFNTAALTGESVPQTKQTGEPVLAGMVNLESLIQVAVTAGYQDTKLAKILAMVQDAVGRKAKTQQFITKFAKIYTPIVVALAVLLVLVPSFVVEDYVFRDWLYRALVFLVISCPCALVISIPLGYFGGIGAASKAGILFKGSNFLDAMRELDTVVMDKTGTLTEGVFAVQQVQAVGLEKAQLLRLLGALETKSTHPIAKAVVAHVGAATAGVAVENVEEIAGHGLRGRVDGRDVLAGNTKLLRKFNVAYPAEVDQVVDSIVVGAVDGQYAGYLTVADAPKEDAARAVQELRADGISKLVMLSGDKDSIVQRVARELGIDEAHGGLLPEDKARYVQQYKTEGRKLAFVGDGVNDAPVVALADVGIAMGGLGSDATIETADVVIQTDHPSKIATARRIARATHRVVWQNIWLAFVVKGIVLVLGAGGLATMWEAVFADVGVALLAILNAVRIQRMDYSTPGTGNPSPASLAAPQAQHTLSVVEPMPRALRQGPHHPNDQTT; from the coding sequence ATGCCTGATCCAACCCCTTCCAATACCGACGAAGAGCTCAACACCGCCAAGCAGGTGCAGCTCGACAACGTGGGCGCCCTGAGCCGGGACCAGCTCACGCCTGAGGCCGCCGCCGCGCCCGAGGGCCACGACGTGCCCGGCCACGACCACGCCACCCACGACCACACGGGCCACCACCATCCCCCCGGCAAACAGGTCGTGGACCTGGCCGGCCAACCGGCCGACGAGCACGCCGGCCACTCCCACGGGGACGGCGACGACCACGACCACGGTCCGGCCGGGGACAACCCCTACCTCTGGCCCGGGGTGAGCCTGGCCCTGCTGCTGGCCGGCATTGCGCTCGACTACTATACGGTGGGCTTTTTTACCGGCTACGTGCGCCTGCTCTGGTACGGGGTGGCCTTCCTGCTGGTGGGCTGGAAAGTCATCCGCTCCGCCGTGCAAAGCATTCCGTCGGGTAACGTATTCAACGAGTTTCTGCTCATGAGCATCGCCACGCTGGGGGCGTTTGCCATCGGCGAGTACCCGGAAGGGGTGGCCGTGATGCTGTTCTACACAGTCGGCGAATTATTCCAGGACGCGGCCGTGAACCGGGCCAAGCGCAGCATCAAGGCCCTGCTGGAAATCCAGGCCACGGAAGTCACGGTGCTGCGAGGCGGGCAGTCCCTGGTGCTGGATCCCAAACAGGTACAGGTAGGCGATACCATTGAAGTGAAGCCCGGCGAGAAGGTAGCCCTGGATGGGACGCTGACCAAGGGACCGGCTTCCTTCAATACGGCGGCCCTGACGGGGGAATCCGTGCCCCAGACCAAACAAACGGGGGAGCCGGTGCTGGCCGGCATGGTCAACCTGGAAAGCCTGATTCAGGTAGCCGTCACGGCAGGCTACCAGGACACGAAGCTGGCCAAGATCCTGGCCATGGTGCAGGACGCGGTGGGCCGCAAGGCTAAAACCCAGCAGTTCATCACCAAGTTCGCCAAAATCTACACCCCCATCGTAGTGGCGCTGGCCGTGCTGCTGGTGCTGGTGCCCTCCTTCGTGGTAGAGGACTATGTCTTCCGGGACTGGTTGTACCGGGCCCTGGTGTTCCTGGTCATTTCCTGCCCCTGCGCGCTGGTCATCAGCATTCCGCTGGGTTACTTCGGCGGCATCGGCGCGGCCTCCAAAGCGGGCATCCTGTTCAAAGGCTCCAACTTCCTGGATGCCATGCGCGAATTGGATACGGTGGTGATGGACAAAACCGGCACCCTCACGGAGGGGGTGTTTGCCGTGCAGCAGGTGCAGGCGGTGGGACTGGAGAAAGCCCAGCTGCTGCGGCTGCTCGGGGCGCTGGAAACCAAATCGACGCACCCGATTGCCAAAGCCGTCGTGGCCCACGTCGGCGCGGCTACCGCCGGCGTGGCAGTAGAGAACGTGGAGGAAATAGCCGGCCACGGCCTACGGGGCCGGGTGGACGGGCGCGACGTGCTGGCCGGCAACACCAAGTTGCTGCGCAAGTTTAACGTGGCCTACCCGGCCGAAGTAGACCAGGTGGTGGACAGCATCGTGGTGGGGGCCGTGGACGGGCAGTACGCGGGCTACCTGACTGTGGCCGACGCCCCGAAAGAGGACGCGGCCCGCGCCGTGCAGGAGCTGCGCGCCGACGGCATCAGCAAGCTGGTCATGCTCTCGGGCGACAAGGACAGCATCGTGCAGCGCGTCGCCCGGGAGCTGGGCATCGACGAGGCCCACGGCGGCCTGCTGCCCGAGGACAAGGCCCGCTACGTGCAGCAGTACAAAACCGAAGGGCGGAAGCTGGCCTTCGTGGGCGACGGGGTAAACGATGCTCCGGTGGTGGCCCTGGCCGACGTGGGCATTGCCATGGGCGGGCTGGGCTCGGATGCGACCATTGAAACCGCCGACGTGGTTATCCAAACCGACCACCCCAGCAAGATTGCCACCGCCCGGCGCATTGCCCGCGCCACTCACCGCGTGGTGTGGCAGAATATCTGGCTGGCTTTCGTGGTAAAAGGCATCGTGCTGGTGCTGGGCGCGGGCGGCTTGGCGACCATGTGGGAGGCCGTGTTTGCCGACGTGGGCGTGGCCCTGCTGGCTATTTTAAATGCCGTGCGCATTCAGCGCATGGACTATTCCACGCCGGGTACCGGTAACCCGTCGCCTGCTTCTCTCGCTGCCCCACAAGCGCAGCATACCCTGTCAGTGGTTGAGCCCATGCCCCGGGCGCTGCGCCAGGGCCCGCACCACCCTAACGACCAAACGACATGA
- the lpdA gene encoding dihydrolipoyl dehydrogenase — translation MTSYDVLIIGSGPGGYIAAVRCGQLGLKTAIIEKYPTLGGTCLNVGCIPSKAVLESTELYQKATHQFTEHGIDADNLRADLPRMMERKDQVVKKVCDGVVFLMKKNKVDVLHGVASFVDATTVLVEPSDGGSGEKQLLTAKNIIIATGSKPSTLPFITLDKERVITSTEALALRELPQHLIIVGGGVIGLELGSVYARLGSKVSVVEYTDAIIPTMDRTLGKELLRSLKKQGLEFYLSHKVTAVERTGDTVKLTAQGGPSAELQLEGDYCLVSVGRRPYTDGLNLAAAGVELDEKGRVKVNEDLQTTVPGIWAIGDVVRGAMLAHKASDEGVYVAELIAGQAPEVNYLLIPGVVYTWPEVAGVGYTEEQLKEQGKAYKVGSFPYSASGRALAGADTEGLVKVLTDAQTDEILGVHMIGARIADIIAEAVGIMHFRGAAEDVGLMSHAHPTYAEAFKEACLNAAGIGALNM, via the coding sequence ATGACCTCCTACGACGTTCTCATTATCGGCTCCGGCCCCGGCGGCTATATCGCGGCCGTACGCTGCGGGCAGCTGGGCCTGAAAACGGCCATCATCGAAAAGTACCCCACCCTGGGCGGCACCTGCCTCAACGTGGGCTGCATCCCCAGCAAGGCGGTACTCGAATCCACCGAGCTCTACCAGAAAGCCACTCACCAGTTCACGGAGCACGGCATTGATGCCGATAACCTGCGTGCCGACCTGCCCCGCATGATGGAGCGCAAGGACCAGGTGGTGAAGAAAGTGTGCGACGGGGTGGTCTTCCTCATGAAGAAAAACAAGGTGGACGTACTCCACGGCGTAGCCTCGTTCGTGGATGCCACCACCGTGCTGGTAGAGCCCAGCGACGGGGGCAGTGGGGAAAAGCAGCTGCTCACGGCCAAAAACATCATCATTGCCACCGGCTCCAAGCCCAGCACCCTGCCCTTCATCACCCTGGATAAGGAGCGTGTCATCACCAGCACCGAGGCGCTGGCCCTGCGCGAGCTGCCCCAGCACCTGATTATTGTGGGCGGCGGGGTTATCGGCCTGGAGCTGGGCTCAGTGTATGCGCGGCTGGGTAGCAAGGTGTCCGTCGTGGAATACACTGACGCCATCATCCCTACCATGGACCGCACCCTGGGCAAGGAGCTGCTACGCTCCCTCAAGAAGCAGGGTCTGGAGTTCTACCTCTCGCACAAGGTGACGGCCGTGGAGCGGACCGGCGACACGGTGAAGCTCACGGCCCAGGGCGGGCCATCGGCCGAGCTGCAGCTGGAAGGCGACTACTGCCTGGTATCAGTGGGCCGCCGGCCCTACACCGACGGGCTGAACCTGGCCGCGGCCGGCGTGGAGCTGGATGAGAAGGGCCGCGTGAAAGTCAACGAGGACCTGCAGACGACGGTGCCGGGCATCTGGGCCATCGGCGACGTGGTGCGCGGGGCCATGCTGGCCCATAAGGCTTCCGATGAAGGCGTGTACGTGGCTGAGCTCATTGCCGGCCAGGCCCCGGAGGTGAACTACCTGCTTATCCCGGGTGTGGTCTATACCTGGCCCGAAGTAGCTGGTGTGGGCTACACCGAGGAGCAGCTCAAGGAGCAGGGCAAAGCCTATAAGGTGGGTTCCTTTCCGTATTCCGCCTCCGGCCGGGCGCTGGCCGGGGCTGACACCGAAGGGTTGGTGAAGGTGCTCACCGACGCGCAGACCGACGAGATTCTGGGCGTGCACATGATCGGGGCCCGCATTGCCGACATCATTGCCGAGGCCGTGGGCATCATGCACTTCCGGGGCGCGGCCGAAGACGTGGGCCTGATGTCGCATGCCCACCCCACCTACGCCGAAGCCTTCAAGGAAGCCTGCCTGAACGCGGCCGGCATCGGGGCCCTCAATATGTAA
- a CDS encoding bestrophin family protein yields the protein MYIRKHIHWRVIWAYSWKDVLIFLGYDTLLAVLHGPLQVRWLDIPWQLISILGVAVSFYVGFKNSSSYNRFSEARQLWGGIVNRSRSWAMLVLGNTDPLGPALTPAQVAAQQRLIYRHLAWVNALRLHLRRQPERWEAEVAPFLGPDESVYLRAVANRPAQLLLRQTHDLRQAAGLYTELQQRTLTEDLRELTNLQGGCERIKNTPFPRQYAFSSAAFVWLFIALLPLGLLAEFEKLGHGQYWMTIPFSVLVSWVFVTMELVGHISEDPFENRMNDVPMTALCRTIEIDLRQMLGEQQVPAPVQPVEDVLL from the coding sequence ATGTATATCCGTAAGCACATTCACTGGCGTGTTATCTGGGCCTATTCCTGGAAAGACGTGCTGATTTTTCTTGGCTACGATACCCTGCTGGCCGTATTGCACGGGCCGCTGCAGGTACGCTGGCTGGACATTCCCTGGCAGCTCATCAGCATCCTCGGCGTGGCCGTCTCCTTTTACGTGGGCTTCAAGAACAGCAGCTCCTATAATCGGTTTTCCGAGGCCCGCCAGCTGTGGGGCGGTATCGTGAACCGCAGCCGCAGCTGGGCGATGCTGGTACTGGGCAATACCGACCCATTGGGGCCGGCCCTGACGCCGGCGCAAGTGGCCGCACAGCAGCGGCTGATCTACCGGCACCTGGCCTGGGTGAATGCCCTGCGCCTGCACCTGCGCCGCCAGCCTGAGCGGTGGGAGGCGGAGGTGGCCCCTTTCCTGGGCCCGGACGAGTCCGTGTACTTGCGGGCAGTAGCCAATCGGCCGGCCCAGTTGTTACTGCGGCAGACCCATGACTTGCGCCAGGCAGCCGGTCTCTACACCGAGTTGCAGCAGCGCACCCTTACCGAAGACCTGCGGGAGCTCACCAATCTGCAGGGTGGCTGCGAGCGCATCAAAAACACACCGTTTCCCCGGCAGTATGCCTTTTCCAGCGCTGCGTTCGTCTGGCTCTTTATTGCCCTGCTGCCCCTAGGCTTGCTGGCCGAGTTCGAGAAGCTGGGCCACGGGCAGTACTGGATGACGATTCCGTTCTCGGTGCTGGTGTCCTGGGTGTTTGTGACCATGGAATTGGTGGGCCACATCAGTGAGGACCCGTTTGAGAATCGCATGAACGACGTGCCCATGACGGCGCTCTGCCGCACCATCGAGATTGACCTGCGCCAGATGCTGGGCGAGCAGCAGGTGCCCGCGCCCGTACAGCCCGTGGAGGATGTACTGCTGTAA
- a CDS encoding SDR family NAD(P)-dependent oxidoreductase, translating into MRFTDKICLVTGGGSGIGRAACQQLAAEGGTVVVLDRDETTAQQTVDLIEKGGGQARAIRVDLGLVAEIEAAMGTVVAAYGRVDVLVNNAAMMTFKPITELAVEEWDLVMAVNLRAVFLLSKLCLPHMRGGAIVNISSVHAQETTANVIPYAASKGALEAFTRGMSQEYPAARVRTNCVAPGAVDTPMLWNNPNVKSGKEKVEGEVGHPADIAGAICYLASADAHYINGTTLVVDGGRLSIL; encoded by the coding sequence ATGCGCTTCACCGACAAAATATGCCTCGTCACCGGCGGCGGCTCCGGCATCGGCCGGGCGGCCTGCCAGCAGCTGGCCGCTGAAGGCGGCACCGTCGTCGTCCTGGACCGCGACGAAACCACGGCCCAGCAGACCGTGGACCTGATTGAAAAAGGCGGCGGTCAGGCCCGGGCCATCCGGGTTGATTTGGGCCTGGTGGCCGAGATAGAAGCGGCCATGGGCACCGTAGTAGCCGCCTACGGCCGGGTGGATGTGCTGGTCAACAACGCGGCCATGATGACATTTAAGCCGATTACCGAGTTGGCGGTCGAAGAGTGGGACCTGGTCATGGCTGTCAATCTGCGGGCAGTTTTTCTGCTCAGCAAACTGTGCCTGCCCCACATGCGGGGCGGAGCCATCGTCAACATCAGCTCCGTGCATGCGCAGGAAACCACGGCCAACGTGATTCCCTACGCGGCCAGCAAAGGCGCGCTGGAGGCCTTCACCCGGGGCATGAGCCAGGAGTATCCGGCTGCCCGCGTGCGCACCAACTGCGTGGCCCCCGGAGCCGTGGACACGCCCATGCTGTGGAACAACCCGAACGTGAAAAGCGGCAAGGAGAAGGTAGAGGGCGAGGTTGGCCACCCCGCAGACATTGCCGGCGCCATCTGCTACCTGGCCTCGGCCGATGCCCACTACATCAACGGCACCACCCTGGTCGTGGACGGCGGCCGGCTCAGCATCTTGTAA